A segment of the Fusarium musae strain F31 chromosome 2, whole genome shotgun sequence genome:
CAGAGCACTGGCTCAAATGGATCAACCGTGACACAGGCCGCCGCAGTGACTCAGCACACGCCTACGTCCACGCCACACGTGCTAAGCACAGCAACTTGTACCTAGCCTGCAACACAAAGgtcgacaagatcatcatggagaaCGGTCGCGCCGTCGGTGTCCAGACTGTTCCTACTAAGCCTCTGCACCCGAACCAGCTGCAGACGAGAATCTTCCGCGCTAGAAAGCAGATTGTCGTTAGTGGCGGTACGCTCTCTTCGCCTTTGATTCTTCAGCGCTCTGGTATCGGTGACCCCCAGAAGCTCCGTGCTGCTGGCGTCGAGCCCAAGGTTGATCTTCCTGGCGTTGGACTTAATTTCCAGGAtcattaccttaccttttcGGTGTATCGGGCTAAGCCAGATACCGAGAGTTTCGATGACTTTGTTCGTGGAGACCCTGAGGTCCAAAAGGTACCCAACAACCCCCCTCCCCAACATCTACATGACCTGAACATCTAAACTAATGAAACAAACAGCGCGTATTCGATGAATGGCATCAAAAGGGTACTGGGCCTCTTGCTACAAATGGTATTGAGGCTGGTGTCAAGATCCGACCTACCGAGCAAGAgctcaaggactttgagagGTGGCCTACGCCTCACTTTACCGAGGGCTGGAAGTCTTacttcaagaacaagcctGACAAGCCTGTTATGCATTACTCTGTGATTGCTGGTTTCTTCGGCGACCACATGCTCATGTAAGTCTACTGACACAGTAAACTCTGTGCTGGCACTAACTAGTTACAGGCCGCCTGGAAAGTTCTTCTCCATGTTCCACTTCCTCGAGTATCCCTTCTCTCGTGGTTTCACTCACATCAAGAGTGCTGATCCATATGATACTCCTGACTTTGATGCTGGATTCGTAAGTTAAGTCACTTACTACTATGAGTCGTCACTAATGAATTCAGATGAACGACGAGCGTGATATGGTTCCCATGGTCTGGGGATACATCAAGTCTCGTGAGACTGCCCGCCGCATGGACGCCTACGCCGGTGAAGTCGAGAACATGGTAAGTCACACAATATCTTACCTTGAAACAGTAACTGACTCTTTTAGCACCCCTTCTTTGACTATGACAGCCCTGCTCGTGCTCATGATCTCGACCTTGACACCACCAAGCAATACGCTCTTCCCGGCAACCTCACCGCTGGTATCGGCCATGGAAGCTGgtcttctcctctccccgAGGCGGACCGCAAGCCCGGTGCCAACAtcctcaactccaacaaGGCTCATATCCGCGAGGAGCTCAAGTACAGTGAAGCCGACATCAAGGCCGTCGAGGGTAAGACTAAGCTCCCCCTATCCCCGTATCTATCATCAATATGCTAACTAACGTCCACAGAATGGGTCAAGCGCCACACCGAATCAACCTGGCACTGCCTGGGAACC
Coding sequences within it:
- the AOX1_2 gene encoding Alternative oxidase, mitochondrial precursor (EggNog:ENOG41~CAZy:AA3) translates to MATPNSYANSLGVLPEEFDIIVCGGGSCGCVVAGRLANLDHNLKVLLIEAGESNLNNPWVFRPGIYPRNMKLDSKTASFYKSRPSKWLAGRSATVPCAHILGGGSSINFMMYTRASASDYDDFQAKGWTTEELLPLMRKHETYQRHSVNPDIHGFEGPIKVSFGNYTYPVKDDFLRAAESQGIPFVDDLQDLSTGHGAEHWLKWINRDTGRRSDSAHAYVHATRAKHSNLYLACNTKVDKIIMENGRAVGVQTVPTKPLHPNQLQTRIFRARKQIVVSGGTLSSPLILQRSGIGDPQKLRAAGVEPKVDLPGVGLNFQDHYLTFSVYRAKPDTESFDDFVRGDPEVQKRVFDEWHQKGTGPLATNGIEAGVKIRPTEQELKDFERWPTPHFTEGWKSYFKNKPDKPVMHYSVIAGFFGDHMLMPPGKFFSMFHFLEYPFSRGFTHIKSADPYDTPDFDAGFMNDERDMVPMVWGYIKSRETARRMDAYAGEVENMHPFFDYDSPARAHDLDLDTTKQYALPGNLTAGIGHGSWSSPLPEADRKPGANILNSNKAHIREELKYSEADIKAVEEWVKRHTESTWHCLGTCSMAPKEGNSIVKHGVLDERLNVHGVKGLKVADLSICPDNVGCNTYSTALLIGEKAAMLVAEDLGYSGEALEMKVPTYQAPGELEVKFRL